One genomic region from uncultured Subdoligranulum sp. encodes:
- a CDS encoding NAD(P)H-dependent oxidoreductase — protein MKILVLNASPKGAQSTTVHTALYLQALHPEHTFTFLPVGQRIRAYEKDFAPVRTALEEADLVLFCYPVYTFIAPSQLHRLMELIKTDGVDLSGKLASQITTSKHFYDVTAHRWLEENCCDLGMRVIRGLSADMEDLLSARGQEEARMFFDQLVFSCAHGPFVAPSPRAPRRDTPVYRPVLPAAAKTRDRDVVIVTNCADDDENLAGMIADFRAALPCESRVVNIRQFPFDGGCLGCFGCAITGKCVYKDGFDDFLRNTIQSADGFVYAFTISDHYTHSSFKCFDDRQFCNGHRTVTHGKPIAYLISGDYRYESNLQMIVEGRAEVGGNYLCGVATDEGDTTAALEGLAENLTFAMDHSLRRPVGLPRPRGFPGGAEVQPGALRLQPFCPQHQAFLCHRRLHRLRSVRPRLPGRHHPAGKRQTGVGRALLPVSALFTPLPRAGHPVRQRHRGQGPLPHRALPAGLNARTFRPFPAGSPCRSNQKTTPSRLASGGRRAFVYCRGERRQGVIGCGNGSPRCRSGPPRPGRPRRSGPPAADSPRVRPPFRPVRGWRVPA, from the coding sequence ATGAAAATTCTTGTTCTGAACGCCAGCCCCAAGGGGGCCCAATCCACCACCGTGCACACGGCGCTCTACCTGCAGGCGCTGCACCCCGAGCATACCTTCACCTTCCTGCCGGTGGGCCAGCGCATCAGGGCCTATGAGAAAGACTTTGCCCCGGTGCGCACCGCGCTGGAGGAAGCCGACCTGGTGCTGTTCTGCTACCCGGTCTACACCTTCATCGCCCCCTCCCAGCTCCACCGCCTGATGGAGCTCATCAAGACGGACGGCGTGGACCTTTCCGGCAAGCTGGCCAGCCAGATCACCACCTCCAAGCATTTCTACGACGTGACCGCCCACCGCTGGCTGGAGGAAAACTGCTGTGACCTGGGCATGCGGGTCATCCGGGGGCTTTCCGCCGACATGGAGGACCTGCTCAGCGCCCGCGGCCAGGAGGAAGCACGGATGTTCTTCGATCAGCTGGTCTTTTCCTGTGCCCACGGGCCTTTTGTGGCGCCGTCTCCCCGGGCACCCCGCCGGGACACCCCGGTATACCGTCCCGTGCTGCCCGCCGCGGCCAAGACCCGGGATCGGGATGTGGTCATCGTGACCAACTGCGCCGACGACGATGAAAACCTGGCCGGGATGATCGCCGACTTCCGCGCCGCCCTGCCCTGCGAGAGCCGGGTGGTCAACATCCGGCAGTTCCCCTTTGACGGGGGGTGCCTTGGCTGTTTCGGCTGTGCCATCACCGGCAAATGCGTCTACAAGGACGGCTTTGACGATTTCCTGCGCAACACCATCCAGTCGGCGGACGGCTTCGTCTACGCCTTCACCATCTCGGACCACTACACCCATTCCAGCTTCAAGTGCTTCGACGACCGGCAGTTCTGCAACGGTCACCGCACCGTCACCCACGGCAAGCCCATCGCCTACCTGATCAGCGGCGACTACCGGTACGAGAGCAATCTCCAGATGATCGTGGAGGGCCGCGCCGAGGTGGGCGGCAACTATCTGTGCGGCGTGGCCACCGACGAGGGGGACACCACCGCGGCCCTGGAGGGACTGGCCGAGAACCTGACCTTCGCCATGGACCACAGCCTGCGCCGCCCGGTCGGTCTGCCGCGTCCACGAGGGTTCCCTGGCGGGGCTGAAGTCCAGCCTGGTGCACTACGGCTTCAACCGTTTTGCCCGCAGCACCAAGCCTTTTTATGCCACCGACGCCTGCACCGGCTGCGGTCAGTGCGCCCGCGACTGCCCGGCCGACACCATCCGGCTGGAAAACGGCAGACCGGTGTGGGGCGAGCACTGCTACCAGTGTCTGCGCTGTTTACACCGCTGCCCCGTGCAGGCCATCCAGTACGGCAAAGGCACCGAGGGCAAGGGCCGCTACCGCATCGAGCGCTACCGGCAGGACTGAACGCTCGGACTTTCCGCCCGTTTCCGGCAGGGTCCCCCTGCCGTTCAAACCAAAAAACGACGCCCTCCCGGCTTGCATCGGGAGGGCGTCGTGCTTTTGTATACTGCCGTGGGGAACGGCGTCAGGGGGTTATCGGCTGCGGAAACGGATCACCGCGATGCCGATCAGGACCACCACGGCCAGGCAGGCCACGGCGATCAGGGCCGCCAGCGGCAGATTCACCGCGGGTGCGGCCGCCGTTTCGGCCTGTTCGGGGGTGGCGGGTGCCGGCGTGA
- a CDS encoding fibronectin type III domain-containing protein, translating into MKRAIATLLSSCMLLGILAQGPAALAEEILSAEPAVQAAEPDEAQPAASATGETASPEAEFPADEEPAEENAPELLEEAVPAEEETETEEETTGAEQAPENTAEVAVTLLTGLPLQGNADFTVSLNGPEAQTQSVTLPASEGSEPARREVRFRDLPQGQYTLTVQGSGFATYTQTLEVGTQLYSVQLYTGFLAGYTYTADSLHPGALRIGDVDGDGQLTDGDASVLIDAIEGGQAGVADLDRSGAADLVDLQMLAASLEETGDGTASVLVRVPESLMALEKEESTQVVSGSLEDLLTGDSAVALKPADGAAISEENPVTVSFDFEKAAKAAVPMAGMVLQTPPAAENAVSGATVLVEYEEDGETKTMPITVGGSLIARFLGAATVQPDGSIAVDFGGQIAVKKVTIKITAVSGGGSLAEISQVEFLNDMESRIPPPSMDIPTGLAAETESQAFTLTWDPAVNVTGYEVEITFDGKTEMVRTAANTLAVNSFGGEKLQNSKTYTVRVQSVNGGWRSGYSEAITVVPKADKLPAAPDALRLTGRFQRIEASWKDMKDTDSYNVYYRKQGNADFTKVTGIDKNSYTIQNLENNTVYEVYVTGVNELGEGPASLTSTASTANVSPVKLPAYRLINTVGAAGEVTAHIASVPHEAGYMKDSPLDSGKTAWGVVDNDFTSWYGLDDWDDGAAYPDNGGVRITFDARYHIGSLSLSPSEDRGTYGNVRLFARGEDGREYQVPGVTIAKHSDGSQNYYTIKIPGGVTTDYLRICVGYIYNNRPISISEMRFYTYDSLEDDILALYADDLHVTLRDGVNEQTIEALQTRLDTPDEASGELHPEREALQKELDNARGLLTTALSDVVEVHTAITAKKDGHLGFTGLNAWQPLGVTARAGEEIIVYVGSSNVATGANAWLQLVATQYNSESGEVVSQPIQLKVGRNEIMVPELVTFDAEHGGALYVQYTGNSANDRYSVRVSGGETIPVLDLYGIDDPAQRKERVTAYVAALEAAAGSLNSRHDELHGDHGAYEAGTCILNTTDVLLDQMMYSVPVSQLLAGLGSGSTADKAARLLSSVDAMDQMMVLFYQHKGLTDLAGAGDKNRLPSQHLNIRYMRMFAGAFMYAAGNHIGIGWDSVPGLGGGEPIALNEDGSYRSGDLFGWGIAHEIGHNINQSSYAVAEVTNNYFSQISQAHEGVRFGYDAIYSKVTSGTTGHSSDVFTQLGLYWQLHLAYDKGYEYEIYSNYDELFASRFYARVDTYARNTARAPAPGGVQLTLGRDADQNFMRLASAAARKDLTDFFVRWGMMPDAATAAYLAQFEPETRALYYGNDASRNYRFTHSESSSFAGKTVLADSTAAVLDERTPNQVNLTLGCDAGDLLLGYEIARISWENGQAKTEVVGFTTGSHYTDTITTVNNRTIAYQITAVDQFLNRSQPMTLPAVKISHDGSYDKSLWTVTTNMTSADDTTPDAGEQDPCEPEPVSAISRVVDNNKNTTYTGRADGEAVITLNFGKTLAVTGLKYTVTGGTPIRDYEIQIPATEGGWQTLATGTFTGGEISTVYFRNENNDPWVCTYDAAQLRLVVKAPAGEISVSELDVLGPTGDNVELLSSGIGTLSAPYVYEESTGQAIPEGSLVFTGSYKGNPAYNVVLLYDENGNVVGGVDAEGSIVAHQIILAPDPQNGQLGEVSEGYWVYWIEPQDLEDMTMPETVRVELYRVDNATTNEGQRLTSDTLAVTMPDPLPSLTMGSQAD; encoded by the coding sequence GTGAAAAGAGCCATCGCCACCTTGCTGAGCAGCTGCATGCTGCTGGGCATCCTGGCCCAAGGCCCGGCCGCCCTGGCGGAAGAGATCTTGTCCGCAGAGCCTGCTGTGCAGGCCGCGGAACCGGACGAAGCGCAGCCTGCGGCCAGCGCCACCGGGGAGACCGCTTCCCCCGAGGCGGAGTTTCCTGCTGACGAAGAGCCGGCGGAGGAGAACGCCCCGGAACTGCTGGAGGAAGCAGTCCCGGCGGAGGAAGAGACCGAGACAGAGGAAGAGACAACCGGGGCGGAACAGGCCCCGGAGAATACGGCGGAAGTGGCCGTGACGCTGCTGACGGGTCTGCCGCTGCAGGGGAACGCCGACTTCACGGTGAGCCTGAACGGCCCCGAGGCACAGACCCAGTCCGTCACGCTGCCCGCCTCGGAGGGCAGTGAACCTGCCCGGCGTGAGGTGCGCTTCCGGGACCTGCCCCAGGGCCAGTACACCCTGACGGTGCAGGGCAGCGGCTTTGCCACCTATACCCAGACCCTGGAGGTGGGCACCCAGCTCTACAGCGTGCAGCTCTACACCGGGTTCCTGGCCGGCTACACCTACACGGCGGACAGCCTCCATCCCGGTGCCCTGCGCATCGGCGATGTGGACGGCGACGGCCAGCTCACTGACGGGGACGCCAGTGTTCTGATCGATGCCATCGAAGGGGGACAGGCCGGTGTGGCCGACCTGGACCGCAGCGGCGCGGCGGACCTGGTGGACCTGCAGATGCTGGCGGCCTCTCTGGAAGAGACGGGGGACGGCACTGCCTCGGTGCTGGTGCGGGTCCCCGAAAGCCTGATGGCTCTGGAGAAAGAAGAATCCACCCAGGTGGTCAGCGGCAGTCTGGAGGATCTGCTCACCGGCGACAGCGCCGTGGCGCTGAAGCCCGCCGACGGTGCCGCTATCTCGGAGGAAAACCCCGTCACGGTCAGCTTTGACTTTGAGAAAGCGGCCAAGGCGGCGGTGCCCATGGCCGGTATGGTGCTCCAGACCCCGCCCGCAGCGGAGAACGCTGTCAGCGGCGCCACCGTGCTGGTGGAGTACGAGGAAGACGGCGAGACAAAGACCATGCCCATCACGGTGGGCGGTTCGCTGATCGCCCGCTTCCTGGGAGCGGCCACCGTGCAGCCCGACGGCTCCATCGCGGTGGACTTCGGCGGCCAGATCGCCGTCAAGAAGGTCACCATTAAAATTACGGCGGTTTCGGGGGGCGGCAGCCTGGCGGAGATCTCCCAGGTGGAATTCCTCAACGATATGGAATCCCGCATCCCGCCGCCCTCCATGGACATCCCCACCGGCCTTGCGGCCGAGACGGAAAGCCAGGCCTTCACACTGACCTGGGACCCGGCGGTGAACGTCACCGGCTATGAGGTGGAGATCACCTTTGACGGAAAGACCGAGATGGTCCGCACGGCGGCCAACACGCTGGCGGTGAACTCCTTCGGCGGCGAGAAACTGCAGAACAGCAAGACCTACACCGTGCGGGTGCAGTCGGTGAACGGCGGATGGCGCAGCGGCTACAGCGAGGCCATCACGGTGGTGCCCAAGGCGGACAAACTGCCCGCCGCCCCCGACGCCCTGCGCCTGACCGGGCGCTTCCAGCGCATCGAAGCCTCCTGGAAGGACATGAAGGACACCGACAGCTACAATGTCTACTACCGCAAACAGGGGAATGCCGACTTCACCAAGGTGACCGGCATCGACAAGAACAGCTACACCATCCAGAACCTGGAAAACAACACCGTCTATGAGGTGTACGTCACCGGCGTCAACGAGCTGGGCGAAGGTCCCGCCTCGCTGACCTCCACGGCGTCCACGGCCAATGTCAGCCCGGTGAAGCTGCCTGCCTACAGGCTCATCAACACGGTGGGCGCGGCAGGGGAGGTCACGGCGCACATCGCGTCGGTGCCCCACGAGGCCGGCTACATGAAGGACAGCCCGCTGGATTCCGGCAAGACCGCCTGGGGCGTGGTGGACAACGACTTCACCTCCTGGTACGGCCTGGACGACTGGGACGACGGCGCCGCCTACCCCGACAACGGCGGTGTGCGCATCACCTTTGACGCCCGCTACCACATCGGCAGCCTGTCGCTGTCCCCCTCGGAGGACCGGGGCACCTACGGCAACGTGCGCCTGTTCGCCCGCGGGGAGGACGGCCGTGAATACCAGGTGCCCGGCGTGACCATTGCCAAGCACAGCGACGGCAGCCAGAACTACTACACCATCAAGATCCCCGGCGGTGTCACCACCGATTACCTGCGGATCTGTGTGGGATACATCTATAATAACCGCCCCATCTCCATCTCGGAGATGCGGTTCTACACCTACGACAGCCTGGAGGACGACATCCTGGCCCTCTATGCCGATGACCTGCATGTGACGCTGCGCGACGGGGTGAACGAGCAGACCATCGAGGCGCTGCAGACCCGCCTGGACACCCCCGACGAGGCCAGCGGTGAGCTGCACCCCGAGCGGGAGGCCCTGCAGAAGGAGCTGGACAACGCCCGCGGTCTGCTGACCACCGCCCTCAGCGATGTGGTAGAGGTGCATACCGCCATCACGGCCAAGAAGGACGGTCACCTGGGCTTCACCGGGCTCAACGCCTGGCAGCCCCTGGGCGTCACCGCCAGGGCCGGGGAGGAGATCATCGTCTATGTGGGCAGCAGCAATGTGGCCACCGGCGCCAACGCCTGGCTGCAGCTGGTAGCCACCCAGTACAACTCCGAATCGGGCGAGGTGGTCTCCCAGCCCATCCAGCTCAAGGTGGGCCGCAACGAGATCATGGTCCCCGAGCTGGTCACCTTTGACGCCGAGCACGGCGGGGCCCTCTATGTGCAGTATACCGGCAACAGTGCCAATGACCGCTACTCGGTGCGGGTCAGCGGCGGGGAAACCATCCCCGTGCTGGACCTCTACGGCATCGACGACCCGGCCCAGCGCAAGGAGCGCGTCACCGCCTATGTGGCGGCCCTGGAAGCGGCGGCCGGCAGCCTGAACAGCCGTCACGACGAACTGCACGGCGACCACGGCGCCTATGAGGCTGGGACCTGCATCCTCAACACCACCGACGTGCTGCTGGATCAGATGATGTACTCGGTGCCGGTCAGCCAGCTGCTGGCGGGTCTGGGCAGCGGTTCCACGGCCGACAAGGCCGCCCGCCTGCTCAGCTCGGTGGATGCCATGGACCAGATGATGGTCCTGTTCTACCAGCACAAGGGCCTGACCGACCTGGCCGGGGCAGGAGACAAGAACCGTCTGCCCTCCCAGCACCTGAATATCCGGTATATGCGGATGTTTGCCGGCGCCTTCATGTATGCGGCGGGCAACCACATCGGCATCGGCTGGGATTCGGTGCCCGGTCTGGGCGGCGGCGAGCCCATCGCGCTGAACGAGGATGGCAGCTATCGCAGCGGCGACCTCTTCGGCTGGGGCATCGCCCACGAGATCGGCCACAACATCAACCAGAGCAGCTACGCCGTGGCGGAAGTCACCAACAACTATTTCTCCCAGATCTCCCAGGCCCACGAGGGCGTCCGCTTCGGCTACGACGCCATCTACAGCAAGGTCACCAGCGGCACCACCGGCCATTCCAGCGACGTTTTCACCCAGCTGGGGCTGTACTGGCAGCTGCACCTGGCCTACGACAAGGGCTACGAATACGAGATCTACAGTAATTACGACGAACTGTTCGCCAGCCGTTTCTATGCCCGGGTGGATACCTACGCCCGGAACACGGCCCGGGCTCCGGCCCCCGGCGGCGTCCAGCTGACGCTGGGCAGGGATGCCGACCAGAACTTCATGCGGCTGGCCTCGGCGGCGGCCCGGAAGGACCTGACGGACTTCTTTGTCCGCTGGGGCATGATGCCCGATGCCGCCACGGCGGCCTACCTGGCCCAGTTTGAGCCGGAGACCCGGGCGCTTTACTACGGCAACGACGCCTCCCGCAACTACCGCTTCACCCACAGTGAGAGCAGCAGCTTCGCGGGCAAGACCGTGCTGGCCGACAGCACCGCCGCCGTGTTGGACGAGCGCACCCCCAACCAGGTGAACCTGACGCTGGGCTGCGACGCCGGCGACCTGCTGCTGGGCTACGAGATCGCCCGCATCAGCTGGGAGAACGGCCAGGCCAAAACCGAGGTGGTGGGCTTCACCACTGGCAGCCACTACACCGACACGATCACCACCGTGAACAACCGCACCATCGCCTACCAGATCACGGCGGTGGACCAGTTCCTGAACCGTTCCCAGCCGATGACGCTGCCCGCTGTGAAAATCAGCCATGACGGCAGCTACGACAAGAGCCTGTGGACGGTGACCACCAACATGACCTCGGCCGATGACACCACCCCCGATGCCGGCGAGCAGGATCCCTGCGAGCCGGAGCCGGTCTCGGCCATCAGCCGGGTGGTGGACAACAACAAGAACACCACCTACACCGGCCGCGCCGACGGCGAGGCGGTCATCACGCTGAACTTCGGCAAGACGCTGGCCGTGACGGGGCTTAAGTACACCGTCACCGGGGGCACGCCCATCCGGGACTACGAGATCCAGATCCCGGCGACGGAGGGCGGCTGGCAGACGCTGGCCACCGGCACCTTTACGGGCGGCGAGATCAGCACCGTCTACTTCCGCAACGAGAACAACGACCCCTGGGTCTGCACCTACGACGCGGCCCAGCTGCGTCTGGTCGTCAAGGCACCCGCCGGTGAAATTTCCGTCAGCGAGCTGGACGTGCTGGGCCCCACCGGCGACAACGTGGAGCTGCTGTCCAGCGGCATCGGCACGCTGTCGGCGCCCTATGTCTATGAAGAGAGCACCGGCCAGGCCATCCCCGAAGGTTCGCTGGTCTTCACCGGCAGCTACAAGGGCAACCCTGCCTACAACGTGGTGCTGCTCTATGACGAGAACGGCAACGTGGTGGGCGGTGTGGACGCCGAGGGCAGCATTGTGGCCCACCAGATCATTCTGGCGCCCGATCCGCAGAACGGACAGCTGGGCGAAGTCAGTGAAGGCTACTGGGTCTACTGGATCGAACCCCAGGACCTGGAAGACATGACGATGCCCGAAACCGTGCGGGTGGAACTCTACCGCGTGGACAACGCCACGACCAACGAGGGCCAGCGCCTGACCAGCGATACGCTGGCGGTGACGATGCCCGATCCGCTGCCGTCCCTGACCATGGGCAGCCAGGCGGACTGA
- the yfcC gene encoding putative basic amino acid antiporter YfcC — protein MEKQKKKTIQMPHTYVIIFAVVVVCALLTYLIPVGSFQTQDISYMVGDTEKTRTVIVADSFSYAVDEAGNRVRNGVPLFGTEDFGGQGMLNYVFEGLTSGDKSGSAVGIVAFILVIGGAFGIVMRTGAVDAGIHAMIRRTKGREIILVPVLFTLFSLGGAVFGMGEEAIPFAMVIVPLTIAMGYDAVVAVCVTYGATQIGFGTSWMNPFGLAIAQGIAGVPVMSGTAFRIVMWAVFTLAGIAFTMVYARKIKKNPQLSVAYESDAYYRNQMAKTDGEAVPFTLGQALVLLSVLATIVWTVWGVVTQGYYIPEIASQFFVMGLVAGIIGCIFHLNGMRPSDMASSFQSGAADLVGAALVVGMAQGIVIVLGGTDPTTPSVMNTILYTLGNLLSGVPGVLAAWLMYVFQSLFNFVVVSGSGQAALTMPIMAPLADLAGITRQVAVLAYQLGDGLTNLIVPTSGCLLGVLGVARLEWGKWAKFQIKMQGMLFVLSTIFVVVAVMIGFA, from the coding sequence GTGGAAAAACAGAAGAAAAAGACCATCCAGATGCCGCACACCTATGTGATCATCTTTGCGGTGGTGGTCGTCTGCGCGCTGCTGACCTACCTGATCCCGGTGGGCAGCTTCCAGACGCAGGACATCAGCTACATGGTGGGGGACACCGAAAAGACCCGCACCGTCATTGTGGCGGACAGCTTCTCCTATGCGGTGGATGAAGCAGGCAACCGGGTACGCAACGGCGTGCCGCTGTTCGGCACCGAGGACTTCGGCGGCCAGGGCATGCTCAACTATGTGTTTGAGGGCCTGACCTCCGGCGACAAGTCCGGCAGTGCGGTGGGCATTGTGGCCTTCATTCTGGTCATCGGCGGTGCTTTCGGCATCGTCATGCGCACCGGCGCGGTGGATGCGGGCATCCATGCCATGATCCGCCGGACCAAGGGCCGGGAGATCATCCTGGTCCCCGTGCTGTTCACCCTCTTTTCGCTGGGCGGCGCGGTCTTCGGCATGGGCGAGGAGGCCATCCCCTTCGCCATGGTCATTGTGCCGCTGACCATCGCCATGGGCTATGACGCCGTGGTGGCCGTCTGTGTGACCTACGGCGCCACCCAGATCGGCTTCGGCACCAGCTGGATGAACCCCTTCGGCCTGGCCATCGCCCAGGGCATCGCGGGGGTGCCGGTGATGTCCGGCACCGCCTTCCGCATCGTCATGTGGGCGGTCTTCACGCTGGCCGGCATCGCCTTCACCATGGTGTATGCCCGCAAGATCAAGAAGAATCCCCAGCTCTCGGTGGCCTATGAGAGCGACGCCTACTACCGCAACCAGATGGCCAAGACCGACGGCGAGGCAGTGCCCTTCACGCTGGGCCAGGCCCTGGTGCTGCTCAGCGTGCTGGCCACCATCGTATGGACCGTGTGGGGCGTGGTGACCCAGGGCTACTACATTCCGGAAATTGCTTCCCAGTTCTTCGTGATGGGCCTGGTGGCCGGCATCATCGGCTGCATCTTCCACCTCAACGGCATGCGGCCCTCCGACATGGCCTCCTCCTTCCAGAGCGGCGCCGCCGACCTGGTGGGCGCGGCTCTCGTGGTGGGCATGGCCCAGGGCATCGTCATCGTGCTGGGCGGCACCGATCCCACCACCCCCAGCGTCATGAACACCATCCTGTACACCCTGGGCAACCTGCTCAGCGGCGTGCCCGGTGTGCTGGCGGCCTGGCTCATGTATGTCTTCCAGAGCCTGTTCAACTTCGTGGTGGTTTCCGGCTCCGGGCAGGCGGCCCTCACCATGCCCATCATGGCGCCGCTGGCCGACCTGGCCGGCATCACCCGGCAGGTGGCCGTGCTGGCCTACCAGCTGGGCGACGGCCTGACCAACCTCATCGTGCCCACCTCCGGCTGCCTGCTGGGTGTGCTGGGTGTGGCCCGTCTGGAATGGGGCAAGTGGGCCAAATTCCAGATCAAGATGCAGGGCATGCTCTTTGTGCTGTCCACCATCTTCGTGGTGGTGGCGGTCATGATCGGTTTCGCCTGA
- a CDS encoding Sapep family Mn(2+)-dependent dipeptidase, translating to MMNNYRAAMIAAISRLVEIPSVFAESPDFPFGPAVNHCLDVTLSMMKDLGFRTFKAPDGLYGYAEIGEGELFGVLCHLDVVQARQEDGWDHDPFRPMVQGDWLCGRGTQDDKGPTVAAVFALKSLLDEGHTLNKRVRFIFGIDEETMWHSIHAYCEREELPVSGFVPDSTFPLTYAEKGLLQLKVHSDKPFALACSGGDSMNAVSSHAECPRDEAVEHALEELELPFHVTDTQVCAEGLTAHAKNPWKGVSANLNLLRALGKAGYEHDAIAFACDVLDGKFRFEGFTDRDLSDFSGPVTVNLGQFTLGEQGAVLGLDLRLPVTLEKEEVLQIIREKAAAYHLTVEEFDWLRPIHVPLNSPLVSKLLQAYREVTGDARTEPYISAGATFARAFDNCVAFGANMPHSPTTEHQPNERVSLIKLMQAAEVYRRAFSYLVLAD from the coding sequence ATGATGAACAATTATCGGGCCGCGATGATCGCTGCCATCAGCCGCCTTGTCGAGATTCCCTCGGTCTTTGCCGAAAGTCCCGACTTTCCCTTCGGTCCCGCGGTGAACCACTGTCTGGATGTGACCCTCTCCATGATGAAGGACCTGGGCTTCCGCACCTTCAAGGCCCCCGACGGTCTGTACGGCTATGCCGAGATCGGTGAGGGCGAACTGTTCGGTGTGCTGTGCCACCTGGACGTGGTGCAGGCCCGCCAGGAGGACGGCTGGGACCACGATCCCTTCCGCCCCATGGTGCAGGGGGACTGGCTCTGCGGCCGCGGCACCCAGGACGACAAGGGCCCCACGGTGGCCGCCGTCTTTGCCCTCAAATCGCTGCTGGATGAGGGCCATACACTGAACAAGCGGGTGCGGTTCATCTTCGGCATCGACGAGGAGACCATGTGGCATTCCATCCACGCCTACTGCGAACGGGAGGAACTGCCGGTGAGCGGCTTTGTGCCGGACTCCACCTTCCCCCTCACCTACGCCGAGAAGGGGCTGCTGCAGCTGAAGGTCCACTCGGATAAGCCCTTCGCCCTGGCCTGCAGCGGCGGCGACAGTATGAACGCCGTATCCTCCCACGCCGAATGCCCCCGGGACGAAGCGGTGGAGCACGCCCTGGAGGAACTGGAGCTGCCCTTCCATGTGACGGACACCCAGGTCTGCGCCGAGGGCCTGACCGCCCACGCCAAGAATCCCTGGAAGGGGGTCAGCGCCAACCTGAACCTGCTGCGCGCCCTGGGCAAGGCCGGGTACGAACACGATGCCATCGCTTTTGCCTGCGACGTGCTGGACGGCAAGTTCCGCTTCGAGGGCTTCACCGACCGGGATCTGTCGGACTTCTCGGGGCCGGTGACGGTCAACCTGGGCCAGTTCACGCTGGGCGAGCAGGGCGCCGTGCTGGGGCTGGACCTGCGCCTGCCGGTGACGCTGGAAAAGGAGGAGGTCCTCCAGATCATCCGGGAGAAGGCCGCCGCCTACCACCTGACGGTGGAGGAATTCGACTGGCTGCGGCCCATCCATGTGCCGCTGAACAGTCCCCTGGTATCCAAACTGCTCCAGGCCTACCGGGAGGTGACCGGCGACGCCCGGACCGAGCCCTACATCTCGGCCGGCGCCACCTTTGCCCGCGCCTTCGACAACTGCGTGGCCTTCGGGGCCAACATGCCCCACAGCCCCACCACCGAGCACCAGCCCAATGAGCGGGTCTCCCTCATCAAACTGATGCAGGCCGCCGAAGTGTACCGCCGGGCTTTTTCCTATCTGGTGCTGGCCGACTGA
- a CDS encoding amidohydrolase family protein translates to MQTAFAVKGNLFYTPVCGKLARYPGAYLVCENGTVAGIFDTLPDRYQGILVEDYGDKLILPGLVDLHVHGGQYAYRGLGMDMELLDWLEKNAFPEESRFAEAAYAEAAYHIFVDALLHSATTRASIFATLHRPATLRLMEMLEQAGLPCFVGKVNMDRNSPDYLRESTAESLAETRRWLEESRDFAVVRPILTPRFTPSCTDDLMNGLGKLHREFGTPVQSHLSENLSEIAWVQQLCPGTRFYGEAYARFGLFGGDCPTIMAHCVWSGEEERALMKEQGVFIAHCPQSNMNVSSGIAPVKQYLREGQKVGLGSDVAGGAHLSIFRAMTDAIQCSKLRWRLVDQDTPALTLPEALYMATKGGGAFFGKVGSFEPGYQFDAVVLDDSTLSTTRSCTLDERLERLVYLSDGRPCAKYAAGRKLF, encoded by the coding sequence ATGCAAACCGCCTTTGCCGTCAAAGGCAATCTTTTCTATACGCCAGTCTGCGGGAAGCTGGCCCGGTATCCCGGGGCCTACCTGGTCTGTGAGAACGGTACCGTGGCAGGTATTTTCGACACGCTGCCTGATCGGTATCAGGGCATCCTGGTGGAGGACTACGGCGACAAGCTGATTCTGCCCGGTCTTGTGGACCTGCACGTCCACGGGGGACAGTACGCCTACCGCGGGCTGGGCATGGACATGGAACTGCTGGACTGGCTGGAGAAGAACGCCTTCCCGGAGGAGAGCCGCTTTGCCGAGGCCGCCTACGCCGAGGCGGCCTACCACATTTTTGTGGATGCGCTTTTGCACAGTGCCACCACCCGGGCCAGCATTTTTGCCACGCTGCACCGCCCGGCCACGCTGCGGCTCATGGAGATGCTGGAGCAAGCGGGGCTGCCCTGCTTTGTGGGCAAAGTCAACATGGACCGCAACAGCCCCGACTACCTGCGGGAATCCACCGCGGAATCCCTGGCCGAGACCCGCCGCTGGCTGGAAGAGAGCCGGGACTTTGCCGTTGTACGCCCCATTCTGACGCCGCGGTTCACCCCCAGCTGCACCGACGACCTGATGAACGGCCTGGGAAAACTGCACCGGGAGTTCGGCACGCCCGTGCAGTCCCATCTGTCGGAAAATCTCTCCGAGATCGCCTGGGTGCAGCAGCTTTGCCCGGGCACCCGGTTTTACGGCGAAGCCTATGCCCGGTTCGGCCTCTTCGGCGGGGACTGCCCCACCATCATGGCCCACTGCGTCTGGAGCGGGGAGGAGGAGCGTGCCCTCATGAAGGAGCAGGGCGTCTTCATCGCCCACTGCCCCCAGTCCAACATGAATGTCTCTTCGGGCATCGCCCCCGTCAAGCAGTATCTGCGGGAAGGCCAGAAGGTGGGCCTGGGCAGCGATGTGGCAGGCGGCGCCCATCTGTCCATCTTCCGGGCCATGACCGATGCCATCCAGTGCTCCAAGCTGCGGTGGCGGCTGGTGGATCAGGACACCCCGGCCCTCACCCTGCCCGAGGCGCTGTACATGGCCACCAAGGGCGGCGGGGCCTTCTTCGGCAAGGTGGGAAGCTTTGAGCCGGGCTACCAGTTTGACGCCGTGGTGCTGGACGACAGCACCCTGTCCACCACCCGCAGCTGTACCCTGGACGAGCGGCTGGAACGGCTGGTCTATCTCTCGGACGGCCGCCCCTGCGCCAAGTACGCGGCGGGCCGCAAACTGTTCTGA